The nucleotide window GCTGACCCTTCTTGCCATCTTCCACTCCATTGAACCTATAGATCGATCATTTCAAATACATATCACTATATTACAAAATTTTGCCTGAATATAAATTGATATTATGATTTTGCTAGCAAGcattacaattaaaaaaagatggcAAAAATGAGTTCACCTGACATGACATCTGATGTATTTTCCCATGCATTACAGACAATGCGGGTTTCATTTGATCAGCAGCGAAAGGATCATGTGATTTGAGCCATGGCCAATACTTACAAACAATTTCATACCAAAAGAATTCCACATTCTGGGATAACATGAAAATTGTCTGTAAGTAATGTGCATAGCCAAAGATTTCACCACGGAACATATTTACTCCTTTTAGGGCAATGCCATGTCGACATACACAATATTCCAATCCAGTTTCATCTAAGGCAGCCTTTCTTCGTGATATGTCCTGAGCTGCTTTAAGTATACTAGAACCGCATGCAACTTTGTGCAACTTCTTGAATAAtataaacagaaataaaaaaatgagtaTGGAGACAGAAAAGGAATACTGTACTGGCAAGTCTTCACTCACAGTGACACAAGAAAGTATGAGAACACACTAAAACCTACCTTCGATGTTTGTTTTGAATAATCTAGACTTTGTAAATGTTCACCAACTTTTTCATTTGATGATATAAATAAATCtaccaaaaaaatatctaagtttttgaaaaaaataattatttgaggaaacaactgataaacattaattttttggaaaatagaGAATTCTGTAAAGGTACAGTTTTCTTGTTAAAGAAATCTTtggaaagaaaaatttcaagcATTTTACACTATATATATCAATTTTCATTGCAAAATGTGTGTAATCAGGCTGCAGTGATAATCATTATAGCAGCTTACTGAAATGCACCCTGTCTTTTTTCATTGTTATTATTCACCGACAGATTTAGAAATATTTCtcgaaataaaacttttttgcctTTCTTCTTTTTCAGTTACAAAATAGTACTGTTATCCAATAGGGTCCTGAATAATGATATATGATCTGCAAACTTACTTTCCTGACGTTTTATAACGGTACAACTTATTATTACCATCAACATGACAAGACTGTTGATGCTGATCACAAGCAGGACATGAAAATATTGGTACAGTCGTCAGTTTGTCAAGTTCGTGTTGCCCATATTTCCATTCTCTGAAAGTTCTGGTGAATAATGTGCAACTGATCACATCCGTCTAAATTTTTACACAATAATAATGCAATACATCTACTATCGTAGGTAGGATTGTGAGAAGATTTGTATCATTGAAATAATACAGAATTCACTTGAATATGCTATATCCCTTTTTCAGAAGCAATTCTATAATTACCCTGGAATGAAATCGAGAAACATCCTCCAATGACTTTACAAAACTACTAATTGATGAACCAGGCATTCGCTTTGAAAATCTGTCCCACATTATGAAGCAACTTTCATGAAAAATGCAGTTAATTTGCTTCAATGATCCAGGCCAATAACCAGATCCAAGTAAATTACTCAAACAAAATGGGTCATAACGTTTTCCACAGGAACATCTCATGACGAACTTGTTGAGGTCGAATCTTcctaaaatgaattttaatgaAAAGAAATCATATTTCCAAATCCAAAAGATAAAATTTGTATGGTATATACAAACactatgtttttgttgttgtgatgtttctttttaaatgtcTACTCAATTTTTATCTCATTTTCAAACATAATAGGCATAATCGTTTGGGCCTTTTCGATTCGCCCTGTTTCCTCTAAAGTAAGGGAAAACTGAAAAGAATGTTTTAATATTAACACCTTTTTAAATAAGCATCAGGAAAATTGGGCTCATTCCTAGTTCTGTTCAGTCTTGGCAACAGTCTGGCTTGCTTGCATCCAAGTAATCACAGATTTTGGGAGTTCAAAATCTTTGTAAATAAAAGGATTTACagctaagtgtaaatttgaaaCACCGATATTTTTTCCCTTAactctttaaattattactttttttataaattaagaaaattattttttgaagacGAATATGTAGTCAAATAACAAAAGTGTTTTACATTATATGCAAATAAGTGTTAATAAGTTACTGTTGCTCAATAGTTATATTgaaaacttattttatatagAGAACATTATGGCACATATCTTTTAATTTCGGAAATTATTGCACTATTATTTAGAACTAGTTATTGGTCTATGGAAAAATCTATGGGTTCCCTTATCCTGCATTTTGTGTGGTTAGCTACTGCGCTACTATTTTGGGCAGAGACTATTATTAGATAAGATATTATTGGCGGTGACCACATTTGATATTTGAGTTTCCATTGCACGTCTTTTTAACTTAACTTCGGGTCCTCgcagacggctattattaagaaAACTACAACCCTTTGCATTTTGCATTTCTAAGCCAATCAGCCATTGATTCTCTTGTTTTGGAAAGGGTGTTTGCTTCAATGTACACTCTGAAGCGATCAAAACATTCTTTGCATTTCTCAATAGTCAGCCATTAAACGTGTGGAAAGGCTTTGGGTGTTAAGTTacttttgtggaaaatttttaGTTGGTATTGCGCCTTTATTCAAAgatttgcatgttaaaaaaatgaaagggGATGCATTCCACCAAAGTTTACTTCAAGTGATGAGAGAATCAAACTAAACAACATATACGGctacaaaatatttattatccaCAGTATCTATTTCACAGTATCACAGTAACTACCAGCAACCTAATCCAAGAGTTGACAGTGGATTATCTCATTCGCAACAGACTGAAGCTTACACACAGTATTTAAATGTTTCTTTCATCGTCACTACTTCTGCTATTGTCATTACTTTCGTCATGTGTCATCTGTGAGAAAAAATAAACTGTTTATGTCAAAAGGCAACCGTTTAGAAGTAGCAGATCCACCCCATATCTTTACTAAAAAATCGTAGTGTTCAAAAACAAGTTAACCACTTCCAGAACGAGAACCAGATATTactgattttgaaatttcacAGAACAGGATTCCTTTGTTTTTTCAATGTTACAATTTTTgccttttctttgaacaacaCAGTTTTGGAACTGGTCAACTGTTGTCTTCTTTTGTGGTGTCTATggttattcttattcttattcccCGTTAAAAGTATATATTCTCAAAAAGGACAAAAAATAgtaacatttaaaatattaattaaaaaagggaAATAAGACTGTTTG belongs to Hydractinia symbiolongicarpus strain clone_291-10 chromosome 1, HSymV2.1, whole genome shotgun sequence and includes:
- the LOC130648507 gene encoding uncharacterized protein LOC130648507, translating into MRCSCGKRYDPFCLSNLLGSGYWPGSLKQINCIFHESCFIMWDRFSKRMPGSSISSFVKSLEDVSRFHSRTDVISCTLFTRTFREWKYGQHELDKLTTVPIFSCPACDQHQQSCHVDGNNKLYRYKTSGK